The Prunus persica cultivar Lovell chromosome G8, Prunus_persica_NCBIv2, whole genome shotgun sequence genome includes a region encoding these proteins:
- the LOC18768325 gene encoding probable indole-3-pyruvate monooxygenase YUCCA10, whose product MEQEKAVIIVGAGPSGLAMAGCLSRLAIPYIVLEREDCFASMWKKYSYDRLHLHLQKQFCELPHMPFPPSCPTYVPKNQFIQYLDDYVSRFKISPILYHRNVESANYDEASERWVVKAVTDSNTGGSGEMEEYFGRFLVVATGEATNPYTPEVQGLNTFAGDVLHSTQFKSGKGFRNKNVLVVGSGNSGMEIALDLANHGAKTSIIVRSPVHVLSRGMVYLALVLLKHFSLNMVDSLMVLLSKLVFGDLTKYGIERPTEGPFYMKVKYGKYPAIDVGTFKKIKSSEIQVLPAEISSIRGSDVELKNGKSYQFDAIVFCTGFKRSTNLWLKGDDYLLKDDGLPRQSFPNHWKGKNGLYCVGLSRRGIYGSSEDAQNIANDIKSFL is encoded by the exons ATGGAGCAGGAGAAGGCAGTGATTATAGTCGGGGCTGGCCCGTCCGGCCTCGCCATGGCCGGATGTCTAAGCCGGCTTGCAATCCCATACATAGTCTTGGAAAGAGAGGACTGTTTTGCTTCCATGTGGAAAAAGTATTCATATGACCgtctccacctccaccttcaGAAGCAGTTCTGTGAGCTTCCCCACATGCCATTTCCACCTTCTTGTCCCACCTACGTGCCCAAGAATCAGTTTATCCAATACTTGGACGACTATGTGTCCCGTTTCAAGATTAGTCCCATCCTGTACCACAGAAATGTTGAGTCTGCAAACTATGATGAAGCTTCTGAGAGATGGGTTGTGAAGGCGGTGACTGATAGTAATACTGGTGGCTCTGGTGAGATGGAGGAGTATTTTGGGAGGTTTTTGGTGGTGGCTACAGGGGAAGCAACCAACCCATATACACCAGAGGTTCAAGGTTTGAACACTTTTGCTGGGGATGTTCTTCACTCAACTCAGTTCAAATCTGGGAAGGGGTTCAGAAACAAGAACGTTTTGGTTGTTGGGTCTGGGAATTCCGGCATGGAAATCGCTCTAGACCTAGCAAACCATGGTGCAAAGACTTCCATCATCGTTCGAAGCCCG GTCCATGTTTTGTCAAGGGGGATGGTTTACTTGGCCCTGGTTTTGTTGAAACATTTTTCGCTAAACATGGTGGACTCTTTGATGGTTTTGCTTAGCAAGCTGGTCTTTGGAGACTTAACCAAGTATGGGATAGAGAGGCCAACAGAGGGTCCCTTTTATATGAAGGTCAAGTACGGCAAGTATCCAGCCATTGATGTTGGAACCTTTAAGAAGATCAAGTCCAGTGAGATTCAGGTCTTGCCAGCAGAAATCAGCAGCATAAGAGGCAGCGATGTTGAATTGAAAAACGGCAAGTCGTACCAATTTGATGCAATTGTTTTCTGCACCGGGTTCAAGAGATCAACGAACTTGTGGCTCAAG gGGGATGATTATCTTTTAAAAGATGATGGACTTCCAAGACAAAGTTTCCCCAACCATTGGAAGGGAAAGAACGGTTTATATTGTGTGGGATTATCAAGAAGAGGAATATATGGGTCTAGTGAGGATGCTCAAAACATAGCAAATGATATCAAGTCATTTCTATAG